In the Arachis ipaensis cultivar K30076 chromosome B10, Araip1.1, whole genome shotgun sequence genome, one interval contains:
- the LOC107622500 gene encoding pre-mRNA-splicing factor ATP-dependent RNA helicase DEAH1-like isoform X2 gives MVISRKEMERQVKRRTSPGEDTGSESEEERLKDQREKEELEQHLKERDAAGTRKLTEQKLTRREEEEAIRRSTAQEQDDIQALRKVSRQEYLKKREEKKLEELRDDIEDEQYLFEGVKLTEAEYRELRYKKEIYELVKKRSEEADNVNEYRMPEAYDQEGGVNQEKRFSVAMQRYRDTNAEEKKQAADDYQFVFEDQIDFIKASVMDGDNFDYEEMEDSLEKSRAKSALEALQEERKKLPIYPYRDELLQAVRDHQVLVIVGETGSGKTTQIPQYLHEAGYTKQGMIACTQPRRVAAMSVAARVSQEMGVKLGHEVGYSIRFEDCTSEKTILKYMTDGMLLREFLGEPDLASYSVVMVDEAHERTLSTDILFGLVKDISRFRPDLKLLISSATLDAEKFSDYFDSAPIFKIPGRRYPVEINFTKAPEADYLDAAIVTSLQIHVTQPPGDILVFLTGQEEIETAEEILKHRTRGLGTKIAELIICPIYANLPTELQAKIFEPTPEGARKVVLATNIAETSLTIDGIKYVIDPGFCKMKSYNPRTGMESLLVTPISKASAMQRAGRSGRTGPGMCFRLYTAYNFHNDLDDNTVPEIQRTNLANVVLTLKSLGIHDLLHFDFMDPPPAEALLKALELLFALSALNKLGELTKVGRRMAEFPVDPMLSKMIVASEKYKCSDEIISIAAMLSVGNSIFYRPKDKQVHADNARMNFHTGNVGDHIALLKVYNSWKETNYSTQWCYENYIQVRSMKRARDVRDQLAGLLERVEIELTSNSSDLDAIKKSITSGFFPHSARLQKNGSYRTVKHPQTVNIHPSSGLAQVLPRWVVYHELVLTTKEYMRQVTELKPEWLVEIAPHYYQLKDVEDAGSKKMPRGEGRAQ, from the exons ATG GTAATTTCAAGAAAGGAAATGGAGAGACAAGTTAAGAGACGAACTTCTCCCGGTGAAGATACTGGATCAGAG TCAGAAGAAGAAAGattaaaagatcaaagagagAAGGAGGAACTAGAGCAACATCTGAAAGAAAGAGATGCAGCAGGGACCCGGAAG TTGACTGAACAAAAATTGACAAGAAGGGAAGAAG AAGAGGCAATTCGAAGATCTACTGCACAAGAGCAGGATGATATTCAAGCTTTGAG AAAGGTTTCAAGGCAAGAATACTTGAAGAAAAGGGAGGAGAAGAAGTTAGAAGAACTGAG AGATGATATAGAAGATGAACAATATTTGTTTGAGGGCGTGAAGCTTACCGAAGCAGAATATCGTGAGCTTAG ATACAAGAAAGAAATATATGAACTTGTAAAGAAACGGTCAGAGGAGGCTGACAATGTCAATGAG TATAGGATGCCAGAAGCTTATGATCAGGAAGGTGGTGTTAATCAGGAGAAGAGATTTTCTGTGGCTATGCAACGTTACAG GGATACAAATGCTGAGGAGAAAAAACAAGCCGCCGATGACTATCA GTTTGTTTTCGAGGACCAGATTGATTTTATCAAGGCATCAGTGATGGATGGAGATAAT TTTGATTATGAAGAAATGGAAGATTCACTTGAAAAGTCCAGAGCAAAGTCAGCTTTAGAGGCACTTCAG GAGGAGAGGAAAAAGTTGCCCATTTATCCTTATCGGGACGAATTGCTCCAAGCCGTGCGTGATCATCAG GTGCTTGTAATTGTTGGAGAAACTGGTTCTGGAAAGACCACACAGATTCCCCAATATCTTCATGAGGCTGGCTACACAAAGCAAGGAATG ATTGCATGTACCCAACCACGGCGTGTTGCAGCTATGAGTGTTGCTGCTCGTGTTTCTCAAGAAATGGGTGTTAAGCTAGGACATGAG GTTGGTTACTCTATCCGGTTCGAGGACTGTACATCGGAGAAGACTATTCTGAAATATATGACTGATGGAATGTTGTTGAGGGAATTCCTTGGTGAACCTGATCTGGCAAGTTACAG TGTTGTCATGGTGGATGAGGCTCATGAAAGGACACTCTCAACTGATATTTTGTTTGGATTAGTAAAG GATATTTCTCGTTTCCGGCCTGATCTTAAGTTGCTGATATCTAGTGCTACACTAGATGCAGAGAAGTTCAGTGACTACTTTGATTCTGCTCCAATATTTAAAATTCCAGGGAGACGGTATCCTGTTGAAATAAACTTTACAAAAGCACCAGAAGCTGACTATTTAGATGCAGCTATTGTCACATCACTTCAAATCCATGTCACTCAACCTCCTGGTGATATCTTGGTGTTCCTTACTGGTCAAGAAGAAATTGAAACTGCTGAAGAAATCTTAAAGCATCGAACTAGAGGCTTGGGCACAAAAATTGCCGAGTTAATAATATGCCCTATATATGCCAACCTACCAACTGAGCTACAGGCTAAAATATTTGAACCCACACCTGAAGGGGCAAGAAAGGTTGTCCTTGCAACTAATATTGCTGAAACATCGTTGACAATTGATGGGATCAAGTATGTCATTGATCCAGGATTCTGTAAGATGAAAAGTTATAATCCAAGAACAGGAATGGAGTCCTTATTGGTAACACCCATCTCAAAAGCTTCAGCAATGCAAAGAGCTGGGCGTTCTGGAAGAACAGGACCTGGGATGTGCTTCCGATTGTATACTGCATATAACTTTCACAATGATCTAGATGATAACACTGTTCCAGAAATACAACGGACTAACCTGGCAAATGTAGTGTTGACTTTGAAAAGTCTTGGTATTCATGACTTGCTTCACTTTGACTTTATGGATCCTCCACCTGCAGAGGCATTATTGAAAGCCCTAGAGCTTCTGTTTGCATTAAGTGCACTAAATAAACTGGGTGAGTTAACAAAGGTTGGAAGACGGATGGCAGAGTTCCCAGTTGATCCTATGTTGTCAAAAATGATTGTAGCTTCAGAAAAGTACAAGTGTTCAGATGAGATCATTTCTATTGCTGCTATGCTTTCTGTTGGGAACTCGATTTTTTATCGTCCAAAGGATAAACAAGTCCATGCAGACAATGCAAGGATGAACTTTCACACTGGAAATGTTGGAGACCATATTGCATTGCTAAAG GTCTACAACTCATGGAAGGAGACCAACTATTCAACACAATGGTGCTATGAAAATTATATACAG GTAAGGAGTATGAAACGGGCTAGGGATGTCCGTGATCAACTCGCAGGTCTTCTAGAGCGGGTTGAGATTGAACTAACGTCAAATTCTAGCGATTTGGATGCCATCAAGAAATCCATAACATCTG GATTTTTCCCACATTCTGCACGACTGCAAAAGAATGGATCATATCGAACTGTTAAACATCCACAGACTGTTAACATACATCCTAGTTCGGGGCTGGCACAG GTTCTTCCAAGATGGGTTGTATATCATGAACTAGTGCTTACAACCAAAGAATATATGAGACAG GTCACTGAATTAAAGCCAGAGTGGTTGGTGGAGATAGCTCCTCACTATTACCAGCTCAAGGATGTTGAAGACG CTGGTTCCAAGAAAATGCCCCGTGGAGAAGGACGTGCACAATAG
- the LOC107622499 gene encoding protein Asterix, whose translation MSSSHGNDPRMPAAARPYVAPAVAPQDLPIDYAGFIAVIFGVAGVMFRYKLGSWLALIFCAQSVANMRNVENDLKQVMMAMMFSLMGLLTNYFGPPRPSKQS comes from the exons ATGTCGTCGTCTCACGGGAACGATCCGCGTATGCCAGCGGCGGCTCGGCCATATGTGGCGCCGGCGGTGGCGCCGCAAGACCTTCCGATAGACTATGCCGGCTTCATCGCCGTCATATTCGGCGTCGCCGGCGTCATGTTCAGGTACAAGCTAGGCTCATGGCTCGCTCTCATATTCTGCGCCCAATCCGTCGCCAACATGAGGAACGTCGAGAACGATCTCAAGCAAGTCATGATGGCTATGAT GTTTTCGTTAATGGGATTGTTAACAAATTATTTTGGACCTCCCAGACCCAGCAAGCAAAGTTGA
- the LOC107622500 gene encoding pre-mRNA-splicing factor ATP-dependent RNA helicase DEAH1-like isoform X1: protein MGSDDSLKAWVSDKLMSLLGYSQPTVVQYMIGLSKQAASPADLAGKLVEFGISSSDTHAFADEIFSRVPRKSSGLNQYQKQEREAAMLVRKQRTYDILKADDDDDDYVGGEDKSSKATTSTSKKIDSRNKRFRKKTEYQDDEDDEVISRKEMERQVKRRTSPGEDTGSESEEERLKDQREKEELEQHLKERDAAGTRKLTEQKLTRREEEEAIRRSTAQEQDDIQALRKVSRQEYLKKREEKKLEELRDDIEDEQYLFEGVKLTEAEYRELRYKKEIYELVKKRSEEADNVNEYRMPEAYDQEGGVNQEKRFSVAMQRYRDTNAEEKKQAADDYQFVFEDQIDFIKASVMDGDNFDYEEMEDSLEKSRAKSALEALQEERKKLPIYPYRDELLQAVRDHQVLVIVGETGSGKTTQIPQYLHEAGYTKQGMIACTQPRRVAAMSVAARVSQEMGVKLGHEVGYSIRFEDCTSEKTILKYMTDGMLLREFLGEPDLASYSVVMVDEAHERTLSTDILFGLVKDISRFRPDLKLLISSATLDAEKFSDYFDSAPIFKIPGRRYPVEINFTKAPEADYLDAAIVTSLQIHVTQPPGDILVFLTGQEEIETAEEILKHRTRGLGTKIAELIICPIYANLPTELQAKIFEPTPEGARKVVLATNIAETSLTIDGIKYVIDPGFCKMKSYNPRTGMESLLVTPISKASAMQRAGRSGRTGPGMCFRLYTAYNFHNDLDDNTVPEIQRTNLANVVLTLKSLGIHDLLHFDFMDPPPAEALLKALELLFALSALNKLGELTKVGRRMAEFPVDPMLSKMIVASEKYKCSDEIISIAAMLSVGNSIFYRPKDKQVHADNARMNFHTGNVGDHIALLKVYNSWKETNYSTQWCYENYIQVRSMKRARDVRDQLAGLLERVEIELTSNSSDLDAIKKSITSGFFPHSARLQKNGSYRTVKHPQTVNIHPSSGLAQVLPRWVVYHELVLTTKEYMRQVTELKPEWLVEIAPHYYQLKDVEDAGSKKMPRGEGRAQ, encoded by the exons ATGGGGAGTGATGACAGTCTGAAGGCATGGGTATCAGATAAGTTGATGTCACTGCTTGGATATTCTCAGCCCACAGTTGTACAGTACATGATTGGATTAT CCAAGCAGGCTGCTTCACCAGCAGATTTGGCGGGTAAACTAGTGGAGTTTGGGATCTCATCGTCAGATACTCATGCATTTGCTGATGAAATATTCTCTCGAGTTCCTCGTAAATCTTCTGGTTTAAAT CAATATCAGAAACAAGAGAGAGAAGCTGCAATGTTAGTAAGGAAGCAGAGGACTTATGACATTTTGAaggctgatgatgatgatgatgattatgttgGTGGTGAAGATAAATCTTCCAAAGCTACTACTTCAACGTCTAAAAAGATTGATAGCCGTAACAAACGTTTCAGGAAGAAAACTGAATAtcaagatgatgaagatgatgag GTAATTTCAAGAAAGGAAATGGAGAGACAAGTTAAGAGACGAACTTCTCCCGGTGAAGATACTGGATCAGAG TCAGAAGAAGAAAGattaaaagatcaaagagagAAGGAGGAACTAGAGCAACATCTGAAAGAAAGAGATGCAGCAGGGACCCGGAAG TTGACTGAACAAAAATTGACAAGAAGGGAAGAAG AAGAGGCAATTCGAAGATCTACTGCACAAGAGCAGGATGATATTCAAGCTTTGAG AAAGGTTTCAAGGCAAGAATACTTGAAGAAAAGGGAGGAGAAGAAGTTAGAAGAACTGAG AGATGATATAGAAGATGAACAATATTTGTTTGAGGGCGTGAAGCTTACCGAAGCAGAATATCGTGAGCTTAG ATACAAGAAAGAAATATATGAACTTGTAAAGAAACGGTCAGAGGAGGCTGACAATGTCAATGAG TATAGGATGCCAGAAGCTTATGATCAGGAAGGTGGTGTTAATCAGGAGAAGAGATTTTCTGTGGCTATGCAACGTTACAG GGATACAAATGCTGAGGAGAAAAAACAAGCCGCCGATGACTATCA GTTTGTTTTCGAGGACCAGATTGATTTTATCAAGGCATCAGTGATGGATGGAGATAAT TTTGATTATGAAGAAATGGAAGATTCACTTGAAAAGTCCAGAGCAAAGTCAGCTTTAGAGGCACTTCAG GAGGAGAGGAAAAAGTTGCCCATTTATCCTTATCGGGACGAATTGCTCCAAGCCGTGCGTGATCATCAG GTGCTTGTAATTGTTGGAGAAACTGGTTCTGGAAAGACCACACAGATTCCCCAATATCTTCATGAGGCTGGCTACACAAAGCAAGGAATG ATTGCATGTACCCAACCACGGCGTGTTGCAGCTATGAGTGTTGCTGCTCGTGTTTCTCAAGAAATGGGTGTTAAGCTAGGACATGAG GTTGGTTACTCTATCCGGTTCGAGGACTGTACATCGGAGAAGACTATTCTGAAATATATGACTGATGGAATGTTGTTGAGGGAATTCCTTGGTGAACCTGATCTGGCAAGTTACAG TGTTGTCATGGTGGATGAGGCTCATGAAAGGACACTCTCAACTGATATTTTGTTTGGATTAGTAAAG GATATTTCTCGTTTCCGGCCTGATCTTAAGTTGCTGATATCTAGTGCTACACTAGATGCAGAGAAGTTCAGTGACTACTTTGATTCTGCTCCAATATTTAAAATTCCAGGGAGACGGTATCCTGTTGAAATAAACTTTACAAAAGCACCAGAAGCTGACTATTTAGATGCAGCTATTGTCACATCACTTCAAATCCATGTCACTCAACCTCCTGGTGATATCTTGGTGTTCCTTACTGGTCAAGAAGAAATTGAAACTGCTGAAGAAATCTTAAAGCATCGAACTAGAGGCTTGGGCACAAAAATTGCCGAGTTAATAATATGCCCTATATATGCCAACCTACCAACTGAGCTACAGGCTAAAATATTTGAACCCACACCTGAAGGGGCAAGAAAGGTTGTCCTTGCAACTAATATTGCTGAAACATCGTTGACAATTGATGGGATCAAGTATGTCATTGATCCAGGATTCTGTAAGATGAAAAGTTATAATCCAAGAACAGGAATGGAGTCCTTATTGGTAACACCCATCTCAAAAGCTTCAGCAATGCAAAGAGCTGGGCGTTCTGGAAGAACAGGACCTGGGATGTGCTTCCGATTGTATACTGCATATAACTTTCACAATGATCTAGATGATAACACTGTTCCAGAAATACAACGGACTAACCTGGCAAATGTAGTGTTGACTTTGAAAAGTCTTGGTATTCATGACTTGCTTCACTTTGACTTTATGGATCCTCCACCTGCAGAGGCATTATTGAAAGCCCTAGAGCTTCTGTTTGCATTAAGTGCACTAAATAAACTGGGTGAGTTAACAAAGGTTGGAAGACGGATGGCAGAGTTCCCAGTTGATCCTATGTTGTCAAAAATGATTGTAGCTTCAGAAAAGTACAAGTGTTCAGATGAGATCATTTCTATTGCTGCTATGCTTTCTGTTGGGAACTCGATTTTTTATCGTCCAAAGGATAAACAAGTCCATGCAGACAATGCAAGGATGAACTTTCACACTGGAAATGTTGGAGACCATATTGCATTGCTAAAG GTCTACAACTCATGGAAGGAGACCAACTATTCAACACAATGGTGCTATGAAAATTATATACAG GTAAGGAGTATGAAACGGGCTAGGGATGTCCGTGATCAACTCGCAGGTCTTCTAGAGCGGGTTGAGATTGAACTAACGTCAAATTCTAGCGATTTGGATGCCATCAAGAAATCCATAACATCTG GATTTTTCCCACATTCTGCACGACTGCAAAAGAATGGATCATATCGAACTGTTAAACATCCACAGACTGTTAACATACATCCTAGTTCGGGGCTGGCACAG GTTCTTCCAAGATGGGTTGTATATCATGAACTAGTGCTTACAACCAAAGAATATATGAGACAG GTCACTGAATTAAAGCCAGAGTGGTTGGTGGAGATAGCTCCTCACTATTACCAGCTCAAGGATGTTGAAGACG CTGGTTCCAAGAAAATGCCCCGTGGAGAAGGACGTGCACAATAG